A genomic window from Luteolibacter sp. LG18 includes:
- a CDS encoding type II secretion system protein: MKYSKPAGRRGFTLVEMLAVISIIVILAALVVGGMKFAKDKQDREKARIQVALLSKAIEEYKADNGSFPASTNASGEGETKNLRQLLYLDGKNDEKKKIYLPELEESSRQNWITGTGDSATITDPYGNEYRFRSGKAALNPDFDVWSMGKDGKTKEDDLKAKDSLDDIRNN; the protein is encoded by the coding sequence ATGAAATATTCCAAACCCGCAGGACGCAGGGGCTTCACCCTCGTCGAAATGCTGGCCGTGATTTCGATCATCGTCATCCTGGCGGCACTCGTCGTCGGTGGCATGAAGTTCGCGAAGGACAAGCAGGACCGTGAGAAAGCCCGTATCCAGGTCGCCCTGCTCTCCAAGGCGATCGAGGAATACAAGGCGGACAACGGCAGCTTCCCGGCCTCGACCAACGCCAGCGGCGAAGGCGAGACGAAGAATCTGCGCCAGCTCCTCTACCTCGACGGCAAGAACGACGAGAAGAAGAAGATCTACCTCCCCGAGCTGGAGGAGTCCTCCCGCCAGAACTGGATCACCGGCACGGGTGACTCCGCCACCATCACCGACCCGTATGGCAATGAGTACCGTTTCCGTTCCGGCAAGGCGGCCCTGAACCCGGACTTCGATGTCTGGTCGATGGGCAAGGATGGCAAGACCAAGGAGGATGACCTGAAGGCGAAGGACAGCTTGGACGACATCCGCAACAACTGA